TCTCTACTATGTATTATCAAAAACTTAAGTCGTCCAACCTTTTTAGTGGGTAAGAATTAATGTTTCGATCTCTCAAATAAGAATAACTTAGTTTATCCattcataaatttcttttaaaaaaagtggcAACTATCTATCAAATCTTATTCAAAtgattatattgaaattgaattgaattgaccaaaatattttttaaaatcctaTATTAATAATCAACGATTCTATTATTCAATCCCTGACATCttgagttttgttttcaattttgatggagtttttttcaacatttatgACCTCGACctttaagacaaaatttaagatCTATAATTTTTTGATTTCATGCATGAAATAGGGTATTGAATTGAAATGCATTAATTCactcattaaaaaagaagattttttgGGCATGAATTGGATTGGGGAGAGATGGATGACctcaaattgaataaaacaagtttcaaatattagtctatatatattttctctctttcttataTTCAAAGTCCATATTTGCTTATAATTATAagtgaattttgaaattgatattgAATCATGTTGGTGAATTTATTCtgcttttaaaatcatttgattaaatttttggattaGATGTAGCTTTAGAAGACAAAACTCCAAAAACATCAACAATAATTATGATGTTGTATatgtataatataaagtttgttgttttattttataataatatttttatgtcaaaatacctttctttaaaaagcaaatacccttttgattttttaaacttcttcaatttattttattttatattttataatttctaatCTTGAATTTTAACtcataaataaatcttaagtgttagttttaaaaatgttaaatgatGGATGCCATTTATTACAACCAAAGTCAATAGATTATGAACTAATTAATTGGAgtaatatttgaaagtttaattgaGATGAGATTAagcaacaaaaacatatatcataaatattaattaagtaattaattaattatatatttgaactcttaactaaaattataaacaaccTAGCAACCACGACACTTCCTtgaaaataacacaaaattataattaatcacacttgtaacattttaaaagtgtttaattgaaaaataaagcaaTGAGGAAGTAATAGTAAGGActaaacttaaaagaattgttaaatttggaattaattgataaagtttaatttttgattGGGaggaaatttaaatttaaattttgtttttaaaaaaaaaagaaagagaaaaaaagaaaaagaaatgggaaaaataagaaaaaagataattggAATAGAGGAAATGGAAGAGGAAGCAGGTTTCCAGGAAGCATGCAGTCCACAGTGGCAACAAACAAAcgaacaaattttattttacttttcctttccctttcccttttcctttcaCTTTCtattcctttcctttcctatTCACAAACTTTGAAACAATCCAACACCAGCAGCCCCACGTGCCACCCTCACGTGACATATATCCCACCTCCCCCattccatccatttcttttcaCCAATCATCAAATTCCCTTAATTCCTCTACTTACTCAAATTTCACCTAAATTGAGTCTCAAtacaaaacatataataaacattatagggaagaagaatagaaaattaattaatatatctaGGTGGTTAACcttaatttcaaaaccaatatTTATTGTACTTAATTGTACACATCCATTACCTATACTCAACTATATGGTGGTCTCTCATAACTTATTTCACCAACATCTATTTACTGTTACTGTTTACTTACgataaactttaaataaatagacaaaatTTAAGGGTGTCCACTGTTCCTTGTTGAAACTTTTTAACCGAAGggaattttaaaacaaaattaaggaACCCGATTTTTACAATTTGGGTGAGGTAGTTGGAGTAAATTTAAGACAACTTACTTTAAATCACACTCATATagaatatctatatatatatatattctccaTCTTTCCAAAACCACTCTTCTCAATTATTCCTCATCTTTCTCCCAAATGGCAAATCAATGGCTCAATATGTACAATCAAAACAACCTTTCAAACACTCAACTCCCCTTTCATCTCTCCCATCACGATCACCTCAGTTCAAACAATAACTCCGATGTAGTTTCTGATTCTACCGTCGTCACTACCGCCGTCTCCTCCGCCAATACCCCACCAGCCTCATCATCCGGTCTGAACCCAGATGGAACCCGAGTTGCCAAGCCGGTCCGGAAGAGGTCCAGAGCCTCTAGACGGACCCCAACTACTTTACTCAACACGGACGCCGCAAATTTCCGAGCTATGGTCCAGCAATTCACCGGCGGCCCCTCTAACGCTAATAATAACCTCCACAATTT
This is a stretch of genomic DNA from Cucumis sativus cultivar 9930 chromosome 4, Cucumber_9930_V3, whole genome shotgun sequence. It encodes these proteins:
- the LOC105435281 gene encoding VQ motif-containing protein 22; the protein is MANQWLNMYNQNNLSNTQLPFHLSHHDHLSSNNNSDVVSDSTVVTTAVSSANTPPASSSGLNPDGTRVAKPVRKRSRASRRTPTTLLNTDAANFRAMVQQFTGGPSNANNNLHNFATFGFPCNSQTLFDPASAAAYQVQDPAQQQSVLQFQNQPPPPLMFSLSNSGGGDAFYQQGGGSRSNNNNNNINYTGGF